A portion of the Fusobacterium nucleatum genome contains these proteins:
- a CDS encoding glycosyltransferase family 9 protein codes for MKNLIKKLNRIFQDYMREKRLKIGKYIWDRKDRVKILEGNSFLEDNDIKSILFLRYDGKIGDMVVNSLMFREIKKVYPNIKIGVVARGAAMDIIKDNPNIDKIYEYHKDRKKIKDLALKIKEEKYDLLIDFSEMLRVNQMMLINLCGARFNIGLNRKEWKLFDLSIESDKDFKWTEHITNRYLAYLVKLGLKKENIDISYDIYLKDEKKYEFFFNEIKENKKLILNPYGASKHKSFTIETLENIITCLKDKDIAIILVYFGDKYKELEFLEKKYNNIYMPQKIESILDTTILIKKSDYVISPDTSIVHIASALNKKMITVYPPNGGKYGVDHLVWAPKSEYSRVIFCKDKTGTYDEIDINTFNFDEIKEEILKLINNSD; via the coding sequence ATGAAAAATTTAATAAAAAAATTAAATAGAATTTTTCAAGATTATATGAGAGAGAAAAGATTAAAAATAGGAAAATATATTTGGGATAGAAAAGATAGGGTTAAAATACTAGAAGGAAATAGTTTTTTAGAAGATAATGATATAAAGTCTATACTATTTTTAAGATATGATGGGAAAATCGGAGATATGGTAGTAAATTCTTTGATGTTTCGTGAAATAAAAAAAGTATATCCAAATATAAAAATTGGAGTTGTAGCAAGAGGAGCTGCAATGGATATAATAAAGGATAATCCTAATATTGATAAGATTTATGAATATCATAAAGATAGAAAAAAAATAAAAGATTTAGCTTTAAAAATAAAAGAAGAAAAATATGACTTATTAATTGATTTTTCAGAAATGCTAAGAGTCAATCAAATGATGTTGATAAACCTATGTGGAGCTAGATTTAATATAGGACTTAATAGAAAAGAATGGAAATTGTTTGATTTATCTATTGAAAGTGATAAAGATTTTAAATGGACAGAGCATATAACAAATAGATATTTAGCTTATTTAGTGAAATTAGGATTAAAAAAAGAAAATATAGATATTTCTTATGATATTTATTTAAAGGATGAAAAAAAATATGAGTTTTTTTTTAATGAAATAAAAGAAAATAAAAAATTAATTTTAAATCCTTATGGTGCAAGTAAACATAAAAGTTTTACTATAGAAACTTTGGAAAATATTATAACTTGTTTGAAAGATAAAGATATAGCTATTATCCTAGTATATTTTGGAGATAAATATAAGGAATTAGAATTTTTAGAAAAAAAATACAATAATATTTATATGCCCCAAAAAATAGAAAGCATTTTAGATACTACTATTTTAATAAAGAAAAGTGATTATGTTATAAGTCCAGATACTTCAATAGTTCATATAGCAAGTGCTTTGAACAAAAAAATGATAACAGTTTATCCACCAAATGGTGGAAAATATGGGGTTGACCATTTAGTATGGGCACCAAAATCAGAATATAGTAGAGTTATTTTTTGTAAAGACAAAACTGGAACTTATGATGAGATTGATATAAATACTTTTAATTTTGATGAAATAAAAGAAGAAATCTTAAAACTGATAAATAATTCAGATTAA
- a CDS encoding LicD family protein encodes MYNNSELRKIQQKKLEILIDIAKFCNENKIRYWLDSGTLLGAVRHGGFIPWDDDIDIIIMQEDAKFLKENYKSENFEIVNTDEEGINFYKVISKKEQVQVGDSIAELDIDIFLVTYYPDSLALKFWNSFFHLKKNRIDRFSFSLFFTNILINLKRKLEKTKLFNYKNIEKKISYILDEAKKKNKAMPNIAYTPDCGFYLIIWREEEIFPLKKMKFEGIEFSIPNNYDTYLKKMYYSYMDLPPKEKRVPEHYQDKELKLIIK; translated from the coding sequence ATGTATAATAATAGTGAGTTAAGAAAAATTCAACAAAAAAAACTTGAAATTTTAATAGATATAGCAAAATTTTGTAATGAAAATAAAATAAGATATTGGTTAGATTCAGGAACACTTTTAGGTGCAGTAAGACATGGTGGATTTATACCTTGGGATGATGATATTGATATTATAATTATGCAGGAAGATGCTAAATTTTTAAAAGAAAATTATAAAAGTGAAAATTTTGAAATTGTAAACACTGATGAGGAAGGAATAAATTTTTATAAGGTTATTTCAAAAAAAGAGCAAGTTCAAGTGGGAGATAGTATTGCTGAATTAGATATTGATATTTTCTTAGTCACTTATTATCCAGATTCTTTGGCATTAAAATTTTGGAATTCTTTTTTTCATTTAAAGAAAAATAGAATAGATAGATTTTCTTTTTCATTATTTTTTACTAATATATTAATTAATTTAAAGAGAAAATTAGAAAAGACAAAATTATTTAACTATAAGAATATTGAAAAGAAAATATCTTATATTCTTGATGAAGCTAAAAAGAAAAATAAGGCTATGCCAAATATTGCATATACCCCTGATTGTGGTTTTTATTTAATTATTTGGAGAGAAGAAGAGATATTCCCTCTAAAAAAAATGAAATTTGAAGGAATAGAATTTAGCATTCCTAATAATTATGATACTTATCTAAAAAAAATGTATTATAGTTATATGGACTTGCCTCCAAAAGAAAAAAGAGTACCAGAACATTATCAAGATAAAGAATTAAAATTAATAATAAAGTAG
- a CDS encoding helix-turn-helix transcriptional regulator: MKDNRLFRILYYILEKGKVRANQLADRFEVSVRTIYRDIDSLSSAGIPIYTTQGKGGGIEIAKDYVLSKSLLSENEKKQIMSALQVLDNTTKQYENDLLTKLSALFKIKSTNWIEVDFNNWQNNQMYEKTFNDIKSSILNKYTISFSYFNSNEKETSRSVKPVRLLSKNQDWYLYALCLLRNDFRYFKLSRIKNLEIHTEKFEDNFDDIILKKEMSHNNTIHIKVKFEHKVAFRVYDEINNEIIEDAKGNLYTEMEIPNDYNLYSYILSFGDGAEVLEPKEIRMQIKKMISKMAEKYII, encoded by the coding sequence ATGAAAGATAATAGATTATTTAGGATACTGTATTATATTTTAGAAAAGGGAAAAGTTAGAGCAAATCAACTTGCAGATAGATTTGAGGTATCAGTCAGAACAATTTATCGAGATATTGACTCTCTTAGTAGTGCAGGGATCCCCATTTATACTACACAAGGAAAGGGTGGTGGAATAGAAATTGCCAAAGATTATGTACTAAGTAAATCTTTACTTTCTGAAAATGAAAAAAAACAGATTATGTCGGCTCTTCAAGTATTAGATAATACAACAAAACAATATGAGAATGACCTTCTTACGAAACTGTCTGCACTCTTTAAAATAAAAAGTACTAACTGGATAGAGGTAGATTTTAATAATTGGCAAAATAACCAAATGTATGAAAAAACATTTAATGACATTAAATCTTCAATTTTAAATAAGTATACTATTTCATTTTCATATTTTAATAGTAATGAAAAAGAAACAAGTAGAAGTGTTAAACCTGTGAGACTACTTTCTAAGAACCAAGACTGGTATCTATATGCCTTATGTTTACTTAGAAATGATTTCAGATACTTCAAATTATCTCGTATAAAGAATTTAGAAATACATACTGAAAAGTTTGAAGACAATTTTGATGATATAATACTCAAAAAAGAAATGTCACATAATAATACAATTCATATAAAAGTCAAGTTTGAACACAAAGTTGCCTTTCGAGTATATGATGAGATAAACAATGAAATCATAGAAGATGCCAAAGGAAATTTATATACTGAAATGGAGATACCAAATGATTATAATCTATACAGCTATATTTTATCTTTTGGAGATGGTGCAGAAGTATTAGAACCAAAAGAGATACGAATGCAGATTAAAAAAATGATAAGTAAAATGGCAGAAAAATATATAATATGA
- a CDS encoding glycosyltransferase, with amino-acid sequence MKDKITVIVTLYNRLEYARNMILALQQQTKQIDELIFADDGSSEKLMEYIEDLLVDCNFKIKHVYQDDIGFRLARSRNNGAREASGDYLIFLDQDVIFDNDFIESIYNSRKKKRMIFSEALGSSLEEKNKIQELINTQKFDYKEIYDLVDNTKKVEQDQIVNKEKFYNFLYKLKLRSRGAKIVGLIFSLFKEDFININGLDEKYIGYGYEDDDFGNRFFKYGGETFAFKMKRYPIHMYHKAASPNGSPNEDYYRQRKIEISKKNYRCEYGYDKIFGEDKYKVIEIK; translated from the coding sequence ATGAAGGATAAAATAACAGTAATAGTAACTCTTTATAATAGATTAGAGTATGCAAGAAATATGATTTTAGCATTACAACAACAAACAAAACAAATAGATGAGCTTATATTTGCTGATGATGGTTCAAGTGAAAAGTTGATGGAATATATAGAAGATTTATTAGTTGACTGTAATTTTAAAATAAAACATGTATATCAAGATGATATAGGTTTTAGACTTGCAAGATCAAGAAATAATGGAGCTAGAGAAGCTAGTGGGGATTATTTAATATTTTTAGATCAAGATGTGATATTTGATAATGATTTTATAGAAAGCATATACAATTCAAGAAAAAAGAAAAGAATGATATTTTCAGAGGCTCTGGGAAGTTCATTAGAAGAAAAAAATAAGATACAAGAGCTTATAAATACTCAAAAATTTGATTATAAAGAAATCTATGATTTAGTTGACAATACAAAAAAAGTAGAGCAAGATCAAATTGTAAATAAAGAAAAATTTTATAACTTTTTGTATAAATTAAAATTAAGGTCAAGAGGAGCAAAAATAGTAGGATTAATTTTCTCACTTTTTAAAGAAGATTTTATTAATATAAATGGCTTAGATGAAAAATATATAGGTTATGGTTATGAAGATGATGATTTTGGAAACAGATTTTTTAAATATGGTGGAGAAACTTTTGCTTTTAAAATGAAAAGATATCCTATACATATGTATCATAAAGCTGCAAGCCCAAATGGAAGTCCAAATGAAGATTATTATAGACAAAGAAAAATTGAAATATCAAAGAAAAATTATAGATGTGAATATGGCTATGATAAAATTTTTGGAGAAGATAAATATAAAGTGATAGAAATAAAATAA
- a CDS encoding NCS2 family permease: protein MQEALRKFFNFEEYETNFKKEIIAGTTNFLTMAYILGVNTIILSSAGMDFNSVFLATAISSAIACFVMGLVANAPLGLAPGMGSNSFFTFIVVKLYGYSYQEALAMVFVSGTLFLLLSATGIRDKIINSIPENLKQSIGAGTGFFIALIGLVKAGIAVSHPATLITLGNFKNPTVLLAVFGLLLTIVLMSRKIDAAVFFGLLITAIVGIVLGKFGIEGMPKFSNEIIKVNTSLNHFGDFFYGIKSLIAKPKSIFLIFTFFFVDFFDTAGTLVAITNKISSKTGKNYKMKKMLFSDAVGTVVGAVLGTSTVTTLTESTSGVAAGGRTGLTAITTGIWFLIASIFTPLVAIASPIEIGGMFFEPVIAPSLICVGILMATQLSSIDWHDFTAASAGFVTIMIMIVGYSIPDGIAAGFIVYVFSKLFTKNVKDISPSVWAMFVLFVLHFALK from the coding sequence ATGCAAGAGGCATTAAGAAAATTTTTTAACTTTGAAGAGTATGAAACCAATTTTAAAAAAGAAATTATTGCAGGGACTACAAATTTTTTAACAATGGCTTATATTCTAGGGGTGAATACTATAATATTAAGTTCAGCAGGAATGGATTTTAATTCTGTATTTTTGGCAACAGCAATTTCATCAGCAATAGCTTGTTTTGTGATGGGACTTGTCGCTAATGCACCTTTGGGACTTGCACCAGGTATGGGATCTAATTCATTTTTTACATTTATTGTTGTCAAATTATATGGTTATTCTTATCAAGAAGCCTTAGCTATGGTTTTTGTTTCTGGAACATTATTTTTACTTCTTTCTGCAACAGGAATAAGAGACAAAATTATAAATTCAATACCAGAGAATTTAAAACAGAGTATAGGAGCAGGAACAGGATTTTTTATAGCTTTAATAGGTTTAGTAAAGGCAGGGATAGCAGTTTCACATCCAGCAACCCTTATAACATTAGGAAATTTTAAAAATCCTACTGTATTACTTGCAGTATTTGGATTGCTTCTAACAATAGTTTTGATGAGTAGAAAAATTGATGCAGCAGTATTTTTTGGACTTTTAATAACTGCTATTGTAGGAATTGTTCTAGGAAAATTTGGAATTGAAGGAATGCCTAAATTTTCAAATGAAATTATAAAAGTAAATACTTCATTAAATCATTTTGGAGATTTTTTCTATGGGATAAAAAGTTTAATTGCTAAGCCTAAATCAATATTTTTAATTTTTACTTTCTTCTTTGTTGATTTCTTTGATACAGCAGGAACATTAGTTGCTATAACAAATAAAATCTCATCTAAAACTGGAAAAAACTATAAGATGAAAAAAATGTTATTCTCTGATGCTGTAGGAACAGTGGTTGGAGCTGTGTTAGGAACTTCAACAGTAACCACTTTAACAGAATCTACAAGTGGAGTTGCAGCAGGTGGTAGAACAGGGCTTACAGCAATAACAACAGGAATTTGGTTTTTAATAGCTTCAATATTTACCCCTCTTGTAGCGATAGCATCACCAATAGAAATAGGAGGAATGTTTTTTGAGCCAGTTATAGCTCCTTCACTTATTTGTGTTGGAATACTTATGGCAACTCAACTTTCAAGTATAGATTGGCATGATTTTACAGCAGCTTCTGCTGGTTTTGTAACTATAATGATAATGATAGTTGGGTATTCGATTCCTGATGGTATAGCAGCTGGGTTTATTGTTTATGTATTCTCAAAATTATTCACAAAGAATGTAAAAGATATAAGTCCTAGTGTGTGGGCGATGTTCGTCTTATTTGTTTTACATTTTGCTTTAAAATAG
- a CDS encoding polysaccharide deacetylase family protein, which translates to MNILILYKNIEDKDIIKDLKNNNVYFLNQKEYSYKKIKELKNKKDIQIIVCIGRNSFLLNIYSYFLNIPVVYTDNMKNIEDIETLLQNKLAYKIRRDLPVLMYHRVIDNKNEIGFYDTYVTKENFEKQMKYLSENNYISLTFKDIQNGEYKKRFDKNKKYVIITFDDGYKDNLKNALPILKKYNMKIVLFLITSESYNKWDTDVENREKEKKFNLMSKEEVKELIASNLVEIGGHTTKHLDMPNVELRTIEEDLKISNKILEEITGYTPISFAYPWGRSTKDVREIVKKEGYKFAVSTEDGPACFSDDLFEIVRVGVYSDDSIEKFALKISGKYPFIREKRNEMKAFRNKIRKFFRIKTK; encoded by the coding sequence ATGAATATACTTATTTTATATAAAAATATTGAGGATAAAGATATTATAAAAGATTTAAAAAATAATAATGTTTATTTTTTAAATCAAAAAGAATATTCTTATAAAAAGATTAAAGAATTAAAAAATAAAAAAGATATTCAAATAATTGTATGCATTGGAAGAAATAGTTTTTTATTAAATATCTATTCATATTTTTTAAATATTCCAGTTGTATATACAGATAATATGAAAAATATAGAAGATATTGAAACTTTACTACAAAATAAACTAGCATATAAAATTAGAAGAGATTTACCTGTGTTAATGTATCATAGAGTGATAGATAATAAAAATGAGATAGGCTTTTATGATACTTATGTTACAAAAGAAAATTTTGAAAAACAGATGAAATATTTAAGTGAAAATAATTACATAAGCCTCACTTTTAAAGATATTCAAAATGGAGAGTATAAAAAAAGATTTGACAAAAATAAAAAATATGTAATCATAACTTTTGATGATGGATATAAAGATAATTTAAAAAATGCTTTACCAATATTAAAAAAATATAATATGAAAATAGTTTTATTTTTAATAACTTCTGAAAGTTATAATAAGTGGGATACAGATGTTGAGAATAGAGAGAAAGAAAAAAAATTTAACTTAATGTCAAAAGAAGAAGTCAAAGAATTGATTGCTTCAAATTTAGTTGAAATTGGAGGACATACAACAAAACATTTGGATATGCCTAATGTAGAATTGAGAACAATAGAAGAAGATTTAAAAATTTCAAATAAAATATTGGAAGAAATAACAGGATACACGCCTATCTCTTTTGCATATCCTTGGGGAAGAAGTACAAAGGATGTCAGAGAAATAGTAAAAAAAGAAGGTTATAAATTTGCTGTTTCAACTGAAGATGGACCAGCTTGTTTTTCAGATGATTTATTTGAAATAGTCAGAGTTGGGGTTTATTCAGATGATAGTATAGAAAAGTTTGCATTAAAAATAAGTGGGAAGTATCCATTCATAAGAGAAAAAAGAAATGAAATGAAAGCTTTTAGAAATAAGATAAGAAAATTTTTTAGAATAAAGACAAAATAA
- a CDS encoding polysaccharide deacetylase family protein, with product MIKIFEYFFKKEIPVLMYHRLINNKDEIGKNTIYLNVDEFEKQLKYLKDNNYITITFKDLYKIPKKERKNKKYIILTFDDGYKDNYNLLFPLLKKYNMKAVIYMVSDEKYNIWDVEASGEKRFDLMSKNEMLEMYKSGLVEFGGHTLHHPKLDTLTEKEQRYEIEENKIYLEKTLGEKLYSFAYPYGIFNETSKKIVKELGFNYGIATDSGKFYIEDDLYQVRRIGIFSDITMSKFKRRVKGNYNLKYTR from the coding sequence ATGATAAAAATATTTGAGTATTTTTTTAAAAAAGAAATACCAGTTCTAATGTATCATAGATTAATAAATAATAAAGATGAAATAGGTAAAAATACAATTTACCTAAATGTAGATGAATTTGAAAAACAATTAAAATATTTAAAAGATAATAACTATATAACTATTACATTTAAAGATTTATATAAAATTCCAAAAAAAGAAAGAAAAAATAAGAAATATATAATTTTAACATTTGATGATGGTTATAAAGACAATTACAATTTATTATTTCCACTTTTAAAAAAGTATAATATGAAAGCAGTCATATATATGGTTTCAGATGAAAAATATAATATATGGGATGTTGAAGCCAGTGGGGAAAAGAGATTTGATTTGATGTCTAAAAATGAAATGTTAGAAATGTATAAATCAGGTTTAGTTGAGTTTGGAGGACACACTCTACATCATCCAAAATTAGATACTTTAACTGAGAAAGAGCAAAGATACGAAATAGAAGAAAATAAAATTTATTTAGAAAAAACACTGGGAGAAAAATTATATTCTTTTGCTTATCCTTATGGAATATTTAATGAAACTTCTAAAAAAATAGTAAAAGAGTTAGGTTTTAATTATGGAATAGCAACAGACTCAGGGAAATTTTATATAGAAGATGATTTATATCAAGTAAGAAGAATAGGAATTTTTTCAGATATAACAATGTCAAAATTTAAGAGAAGAGTAAAAGGAAATTATAATTTAAAATATACTAGGTGA
- a CDS encoding glycosyltransferase, which translates to MEKILFKSGSTMMGGLEKVQIEYINFLLEQEKYQVKIVIENDNGKDNALEKYINSKIIYLKDFNYILKIRKLRENRKKSLWSRIKYNFAISKEKKYADEKFLQIYKEYKPDIVIDFDSSLTKIIDKLDLSKNLVWIHSSIENWKKKKSKINKFVDRISKYDKIVCICKEMKEDLIKLKSSLRNKVDFLYNPIDFDKIKKLSEENFYEEDKKILENKYLLSIARLDCIPKDFETLFKAYEIAKKDGYDGKLYIIGDGPDKEKVEKLKEDNVYKDEIILLGRKENPYNWLKKADKLILSSKYEGFAMVTLEGLCLGKNVIASNCKTGPKEILADNRGKLFKVGDYLTLAKYIVLEDNQKDLKFNLEEFERNKIFEKFLEILED; encoded by the coding sequence ATGGAAAAAATACTTTTTAAAAGTGGAAGCACTATGATGGGAGGACTAGAAAAAGTTCAAATTGAATATATAAATTTTTTATTAGAGCAAGAAAAATATCAAGTAAAAATTGTAATAGAAAATGATAATGGAAAAGATAATGCCCTAGAAAAATATATAAATTCTAAAATCATTTATCTAAAAGATTTTAACTATATTTTAAAAATAAGAAAATTAAGAGAAAATAGAAAAAAAAGTTTATGGTCAAGGATAAAATATAATTTTGCTATATCAAAAGAGAAAAAATATGCTGATGAAAAATTTTTACAAATCTATAAAGAATATAAACCTGATATTGTAATAGATTTTGATTCAAGTTTAACAAAAATAATTGATAAATTAGATTTATCTAAAAATTTAGTTTGGATACATAGTTCTATTGAAAATTGGAAAAAGAAAAAAAGCAAAATAAATAAATTTGTAGATAGAATTTCAAAATATGATAAAATAGTTTGTATTTGTAAAGAAATGAAAGAAGATTTGATTAAGTTAAAAAGTAGTCTAAGAAATAAAGTAGATTTCTTATATAATCCTATTGATTTTGATAAAATAAAAAAATTATCAGAAGAGAATTTTTATGAAGAAGATAAAAAAATTTTAGAAAATAAATATTTATTATCAATAGCAAGATTGGATTGTATACCAAAAGATTTTGAGACTTTGTTTAAGGCTTATGAAATAGCTAAAAAAGATGGTTATGATGGTAAATTATATATTATAGGAGATGGACCAGATAAAGAGAAAGTTGAGAAGTTAAAAGAAGATAATGTCTACAAAGATGAGATTATATTATTAGGAAGAAAAGAAAATCCATATAATTGGCTAAAAAAAGCAGATAAGTTAATTTTATCTTCAAAATATGAAGGATTTGCAATGGTAACATTAGAGGGCTTATGTTTAGGAAAAAATGTTATTGCTAGTAATTGTAAAACTGGTCCTAAAGAAATTTTAGCAGACAATAGAGGCAAGTTATTCAAAGTTGGAGATTACTTAACATTGGCTAAATATATAGTTTTAGAAGATAATCAAAAAGATTTAAAATTTAATCTTGAAGAATTTGAAAGAAATAAAATATTTGAAAAATTTTTAGAAATTTTGGAGGATTAA
- a CDS encoding ClbS/DfsB family four-helix bundle protein yields the protein MPRPKTKEELMIAAKDNYEKLNTLISKMSAEELNTPFDFSMDEKKKEAHWKRDKNLRDILIHLYEWHQLILNWVYSNQNGEEKPFIPKPYNWKTYGDMNVEFWKKHQNTSLKDATKMFHKSHKDVLELAERFTNEEMFSKDVYKWVGGSVLGSYFVSATSSHYDWAMKKLKAHQKNCKLK from the coding sequence ATGCCAAGACCAAAAACAAAAGAGGAGTTGATGATTGCAGCAAAAGATAATTATGAAAAACTAAATACACTAATTTCAAAAATGTCTGCTGAAGAATTAAATACACCATTTGATTTTTCAATGGATGAAAAGAAAAAGGAAGCTCATTGGAAAAGAGATAAAAATTTAAGAGATATTTTAATTCATCTTTATGAATGGCACCAGCTCATTTTGAATTGGGTATATTCTAATCAAAATGGAGAAGAAAAACCATTTATTCCTAAACCATATAACTGGAAGACTTATGGAGATATGAATGTGGAATTTTGGAAGAAACACCAAAATACTTCTCTTAAAGATGCAACGAAAATGTTTCATAAATCACATAAAGATGTTTTAGAGTTAGCAGAAAGATTTACAAATGAAGAAATGTTTTCAAAAGATGTATATAAATGGGTTGGAGGAAGTGTACTTGGATCATATTTTGTAAGTGCTACCTCAAGTCATTATGATTGGGCCATGAAAAAGCTTAAAGCTCATCAGAAAAATTGTAAGTTAAAATAG